A genomic region of Acidobacteriota bacterium contains the following coding sequences:
- a CDS encoding type II toxin-antitoxin system prevent-host-death family antitoxin, with amino-acid sequence MRHRTQDTYPLSHFRQRTGEHLARLKEGRVETITQNGEAAMVVMSPETYDALQITIERGPIWDRAIARIESGERGVEAREAIEKIAAELGLEL; translated from the coding sequence ATGAGGCACCGCACCCAGGATACTTACCCCCTCAGCCACTTTCGCCAGCGCACCGGCGAGCACCTGGCCCGGCTCAAAGAAGGGCGAGTCGAGACCATCACCCAGAACGGTGAGGCCGCCATGGTGGTGATGAGCCCTGAGACCTACGACGCCCTGCAGATCACCATCGAGCGGGGTCCCATCTGGGATCGGGCGATCGCACGGATCGAGAGCGGAGAGCGGGGAGTCGAGGCGAGGGAAGCGATTGAGAAGATCGCGGCGGAGCTCGGACTCGAGCTCTAG